The genomic region GGGATTGGTTTTCCGGGACTCCACGCTAATAATACACCTGCAAAAATAAAAGTACTCACAAGTAAAATAGAAAGGACAATAAACATTACTCTTCCAATCCCCCTCCGAAATGACTTAATTGAAAATCGATTCATTGATTTATCTTTCATCTTTACTCCTTATTTGTATAGCCAATGGCTAGTAAATTTATTTATTCCAAATAATATCTTCGATTTTATCTTCCCAAGCCTTGTCATAATGCACATTTTTCATTGTTGCAATGGAAGCAAGGCCATGCACCGTCGCCCATAAGGAGATGATTGCATCTTCCATTTTATGCTTAGACATTCCCATCCCTCTGAAAATAGGCAAAGCAACGGTTTTAAAAAGCTCAAAAGGTGGAAAGTTCGAGCTTCCATCACCATCTAAGGAAAGATTCACCTCCATACACGGCTGGGAAAATAGAAATATTGGGGGTTATTAATAAAAAACATAACATAACTCTTACCAATTTGAACAAGAGTACTTGGGTCATTTGGATTAGCGCAAGATTTTATTGCATTCTCCAGTATCTCCATAAACTGTTTCACAACATGGGCCTGCATTGCTTCCAATAGATCCTCTTTACTTTGAAAGTGACTATAGGGTGCTGCTTGACTTACCCCGCACAATCTAGATACTTTTCGTAATGAAAATTGTTTTGCACCCTCTTGGTTAATGAGTTCAATACCCGCTTCTATTAGTGAGTTTCTTAGATCTCCATGGTGATATGATTTAGTTGACATTTCCTATAACCTCCAATATGTTAACATCATTAAGATTATACCTCAAAATCTTAACAATGTAAAGATGGGTTACAATAAAGTTATATGTACTTTTTCAGAATAATATGAAATTGAAAGAGAAAGTATATTATTTATTTGCAACACCCATGCCTAAGAATAAATTCTTCTTCTCTATCACGACCACACACTCCGCATGTTATGTATAATAAACATATGTAAACCTATTAGCTTAATAGCGTGAATGTATTGTTACAACATTTGTTTAATATAGTATATGATGGAAGTTAAATTGGTAAAAATAGTTTGAGCTACTTAATGTTGACTTCACTGTGTGATAGTTTATTATGGGTGCAAATTGGACATTTTAAAAAGTGACGCTAGTATATTGGAGGGGTAAATTTGCGTGGTAAAAGTTTTTTAGTTTTATCTTTTTATATTGTTATGTGTTTGATCATAACAGTTAATATAAATGGATGTTCAAATAATGATTCCGAGGAAGAAAGGCTAACGGCTATTGAAGTTTCTGAAGCACAAAGAGGAAACATAACCCAGTGGGTAACACTCACTTCTCAGTTAAAACCAGTGGAAAATGTAATGATATTTGCTAAAACACCAGGTCTAAATGTGACTAATGTAAATTTTAAAGTTGGTGATTCAGTTAAAGAAGGGGATTTGTTATTTGAATTAGATAAAAGCATCCTTAGACAGCAGGTGGAGCATGCTAAGCTAAATTATGACATGGCAAAGGATAATTATAATAAACAAAGAGAGCTATTAGAAAATCAACAGAAGGCTATGGAAGATATAGCAGTTTTATCAACCAATAGAGGATTAAACAAGTTTGTACAAGGCAATTCTACCTTAAATGTTAGTGGTGTAATTGGAAATGTTGAAGCTTCACTTTTGGCTGCAAAGGCACAGGTAGATCAATCAAAAATGGCATATGCCAATACATTAAGACAATTAACTGAGCTAGACTATTATTCTCCAATTGATGGAGTGATTTCACAGCTTAATGTTTTTGAAAATCAAATAGCTCTAAATCAACAACCTGCTTTAGTAATTACAAATACTAAAATTTTAAAGTCGAATATTCATGTTTCAGAAAAACTATTAGACGAAATAAGGATAAATGAAGAGGTATATGTTGATATAGATAATGATATAAGAAAGGGTATTGTTTCCTTAGTAAATACTGTTGCAGACCCCAGATCAAATCTATATTTAGTAGAGGTTATTATTGATAACGAAGACAACGCTTTAAAAATAGGATATTTTAATAAAGTTAGATTTCAGCGGGCAAAGAAAGAAAATGTAGTTGTTATTTCAAAGGATGCAATACTTTTTGAAGGTAAGGATACTTATGTTTTTATTGAAGCTGAGGAACGGGTGTTTAAAAGAAGAATAGAACTTGGAATCGAACAAGATGATAATGTGGAAATAGTGAGTGGAGTGGAAACAGGAGAAAAAGTGGTAATAAAAGGACAACAATATTTAAAGGATAAAATGAAGGTTCAGGTAGTCAGAGGTGGTAATCATGAAAATATCTAATTGGGCAGTAAAAAAACCCGTATCTGTTTTTATGCTTATAGCTATAGTTTTATTGTTAGGTGCTGTATCCATATTTAGATTACCAATGGATTTATTACCCCAAATGAATATACCAGTGGCTATGGTTACAGTTAGATATCCTGGAGCGGGGCCATTTGAAATAGAAAATATGATAACAAGACCTTTAGAAGAGGTATTAGCTACAGTACATAATGTAAAAAAACTTTCATCCTCATCCGCAGAAGGTGTATCCACAGTTACTATAGAATTTAATCAGGGTACTGATATGGATTTTGCTACATTACAAATGAGAGAAAGAATTGATTTAATTAAGGATTTTCTTCCAGAGGATGCCCTTACTCCAATGGTTCTTAAAGTAGATCCAAATCAGCTACCAATTATGATATTGGCCTTAGGTGGAAGTAATGATTTAAGTAGGCTTCAAATTATTGCAGAAAAACATATAAAGCCTAGATTAGAAAGGTTAGACGGAGTAGCTTCTGTCTCAATAACTGGTGGTACAGAAGATATTATAGAGATAGTGTTTAATCCGGATGTTTTATCTTCATATAATATTACAGCTATGCAATTGATGAATTTACTAAGAACGGAAAATGTTAATTTACCCGGTGGTGAAGTTGCGATGGGGAATAGAAATGTACTCATTAGAACTGTCGGAGAGTTTGGAAATTTAGAGGAGATAAGAAATTTGCCAATACCACTTCCTACAGGGGGGAGTGTACCACTTGAAGAAATAGTAGAAATTAATCTAACTCAGAGCGATGCAATACAAATTGTTAAAATTAATGGAGAAAAAGCAATTAGAATGGCTATTCAAAAACAAGCAAATTCTAATACAGTTACGGTAACAAATATTATACATAGGGAGATAGATGAACTTACGAAGAGTTTAGATGACATATCAATTGATCCAGTTATAGATCAGTCAATCTTTATAAGAAGATCAGTATATAACGTTGGAGCAACGGCTTTAATTGGTGGTATACTTGCGATTTTAATTTTATACTTATTTATGAAAAATATTAGAGTAACATTAGTAATTGCACTATCAATACCAATTTCTATAATAGCTACTTTTACACTAATGTATTTTTCAGGTATTACTTTAAACCTACTATCATTAGGAGGTTTTGCTTTAGGTGTAGGTATGCTAGTTGACAATGCAATTGTAGTTTTAGAAAATATATTTAGATATAGGGAGGAAGGGTATGAGCCAAAAGAGGCTTCAATAAATGGTGCTAGTGAAGTATCAATGGCTGTAACCGCATCAACCTTGACAACGGTGGCTGTTTTCTTACCTATTGCCTTTGTGGAGGGAGTTACGGCGGAGATATTTAGAGAATTAGCATTAACAGTTACGTTTTCTCTTCTTGCATCTCTGGTTGTTTCCTTAACACTAGTACCAATGCTTTGTTCTCAAATGTTAAGTAAAAAACATAACAGCTTTGTTTGCTCAGGTGTTCACGGTTTATTTAATAAGCTATTTGATAGTCTGAGTGATAAATACGCTAGGATGCTTAGTTGGAGTATGTATCATAGAAAGACAGTAATTTTGTTAATAGCTATATTGTTTATTATTACAATCAGTCTATCTTTATTTACTGGTTCAGAATACTTCCCAGACTTTGATGACGGAATGTTTATGATTAATATTCGATTACCCCATGGTGCAAATATTAGTGAAACTACAAATATTGCTGAAAATATTGAAAACATACTTTATGATTATAAAGATGTTAAGACAGTTTTTACTAATATAGGTGGTGGGGATGTTTTCTTTGATTCTCATAGCGGAAGATCTCATATGGCAGTAATAAATGCTAGATTAGTACCGGCTAGTGAGCGGAAAATGACAACGGCTGAAATAATAGATAGTATTAGAAGAGATTTGAATAGAATTGCCGGGGCAGATATTTCTATTTCTGGTATATCTTCATTTATGGGAATGGGTATGGGTGGTACTTCAATTGAAATAGAAATAAAAGGCGATGATTTAGAGATGCTAAAAATAATTTCTGAGGATTTCATAGATATAGTTGATAATGTTAGAGGAACTAGAGAAGTTACTTCTAATTATATGGAAGGCCGGCCTCAAATGGAAATTAAGTTAAATCGTGATATTGCATCTCAGTACGGTCTTCAGGCAGCTCAGGTTGCTACAACAGTTAGAAATATTTTAAATGGCACATCCGTAACAAAATTTAGATTAATGGGAAAAGAACTAGATGTTATAATGAGAGGTGAAAAGCATTTTAAGCATGATCTTTCAAATTTTATGCTTATGCCTATAACTACAGTTTTAGGTGTTAATGTTCCTTTGGAACAGATAGCTCAAATTAATAATGCCATTGGCCCAAGTGTAATTAGAAGATCAGATCAAGTAAGGACTGTAACTGTAAGCGCCACTTTATTTAACCGAGATTTAAATAGTGTAGTAGGTGATATAGAGAATAGACTTGAAGACTATAATCTACCAGCGGGATATAGCTATCAATTTAGAGGTCAGAGAGAACAGTATGAAGAGGCAATGAATAGTCTAATTTTAGCAGTAATATTAGCTATATTATTAGTCTATATGATCTTAGCTGCTCAATTTCAATCCTTCCTATATCCGTTTATAATAATACTATCAGTTCCCTTAGCCTTTTCTGGTGGAGTATTAGGACTATTTATTAGCAGAAGGCCTATTAGTGTTCCAGCAGTAATAGGTGCAATAGTCTTGGCAGGAATAGTAGTAAATAATGGTATAGTATTAATAGACTATATTAATACCTTAAGATATAACGGAAAGGACAGAGTAGAAGCAATTTTACAGGCAGGTCCAACTAGATTAAGACCAATTATGATGACTACATTAACGACTGTATTAGGCCTGTTTCCGTTAGCCCTAGGTATAGGTGAGGGGGCAGAAGTACAGGCACCATTAGCCACAGTTGTTATTGGGGGTCTAATATTATCAACCGTCTTAACCTTAATTGCAATGCCAGTAATTTATCTACTATTGGATGATTTAAAAGTTAAGGTTTTAAGGAAAAATAATGACATTATTAAATAAAGAGGGGAAATGCAAAATGTTAGTTGGGGTATGTTCTATGAAATTAGTAATGTATGATACGGATTCATTAAAAGCTAAAAGACATATTATTAAAAGTGTTATAGAAAGAATAAAATCAAGATTTAATGTGTCAATTGCAGAAATAGGAGAGCTTGACAAATGGCAGTTGTCCGAGATCGGTTTTTGTTGCATAAGTAATAGTAGAAGACATGCAGATGAGGTTATTCAATCTGTTATTAATTTTATTGAGCGAGACGGTAGATTTGACATTACAAGCTGTGAAATAGATATATACTGAAAGGAAAATATGTATGGGGGAAAAAATGCTTTCGAAAGCTAAAATAAAGAATGTTTTAAGGATTTTAGAGGAAATGTACGCAGGGGCTGAAAGTGAATTAAACTATTCTAATGCCTTCGAGTTATTAATAGCTACAATACTAGCAGCCCAATGTACTGATAAAAGAGTAAATGAAGTGACAAAGGAGATATATAAAGAATATAAAAGTCCTGAGGATTTTTTAACCCTAAGTCAAGTGGAGCTTGAAAAAATGGTAAAAAGCTGTGGTTTCTATAAAAATAAAAGTCAAAATATTTTAGCTACCTGTAGAATATTAGTCGAAAAATATAATGGAGAGGTACCAAGCACATTAGAGGAGCTAACTACATTACCTGGTGTTGGAAGAAAAACTGCTAATGTAGTAATAAGTAATGTATTTGGCCAAGATGCTATACCTGTCGATACTCATGTGTTTAGGGTATCTAATCGGTTAGGG from Serpentinicella alkaliphila harbors:
- a CDS encoding TetR/AcrR family transcriptional regulator is translated as MSTKSYHHGDLRNSLIEAGIELINQEGAKQFSLRKVSRLCGVSQAAPYSHFQSKEDLLEAMQAHVVKQFMEILENAIKSCANPNDPSTLVQIGKSYVMFFINNPQYFYFPSRVWR
- a CDS encoding efflux RND transporter periplasmic adaptor subunit yields the protein MRGKSFLVLSFYIVMCLIITVNINGCSNNDSEEERLTAIEVSEAQRGNITQWVTLTSQLKPVENVMIFAKTPGLNVTNVNFKVGDSVKEGDLLFELDKSILRQQVEHAKLNYDMAKDNYNKQRELLENQQKAMEDIAVLSTNRGLNKFVQGNSTLNVSGVIGNVEASLLAAKAQVDQSKMAYANTLRQLTELDYYSPIDGVISQLNVFENQIALNQQPALVITNTKILKSNIHVSEKLLDEIRINEEVYVDIDNDIRKGIVSLVNTVADPRSNLYLVEVIIDNEDNALKIGYFNKVRFQRAKKENVVVISKDAILFEGKDTYVFIEAEERVFKRRIELGIEQDDNVEIVSGVETGEKVVIKGQQYLKDKMKVQVVRGGNHENI
- a CDS encoding efflux RND transporter permease subunit, whose amino-acid sequence is MKISNWAVKKPVSVFMLIAIVLLLGAVSIFRLPMDLLPQMNIPVAMVTVRYPGAGPFEIENMITRPLEEVLATVHNVKKLSSSSAEGVSTVTIEFNQGTDMDFATLQMRERIDLIKDFLPEDALTPMVLKVDPNQLPIMILALGGSNDLSRLQIIAEKHIKPRLERLDGVASVSITGGTEDIIEIVFNPDVLSSYNITAMQLMNLLRTENVNLPGGEVAMGNRNVLIRTVGEFGNLEEIRNLPIPLPTGGSVPLEEIVEINLTQSDAIQIVKINGEKAIRMAIQKQANSNTVTVTNIIHREIDELTKSLDDISIDPVIDQSIFIRRSVYNVGATALIGGILAILILYLFMKNIRVTLVIALSIPISIIATFTLMYFSGITLNLLSLGGFALGVGMLVDNAIVVLENIFRYREEGYEPKEASINGASEVSMAVTASTLTTVAVFLPIAFVEGVTAEIFRELALTVTFSLLASLVVSLTLVPMLCSQMLSKKHNSFVCSGVHGLFNKLFDSLSDKYARMLSWSMYHRKTVILLIAILFIITISLSLFTGSEYFPDFDDGMFMINIRLPHGANISETTNIAENIENILYDYKDVKTVFTNIGGGDVFFDSHSGRSHMAVINARLVPASERKMTTAEIIDSIRRDLNRIAGADISISGISSFMGMGMGGTSIEIEIKGDDLEMLKIISEDFIDIVDNVRGTREVTSNYMEGRPQMEIKLNRDIASQYGLQAAQVATTVRNILNGTSVTKFRLMGKELDVIMRGEKHFKHDLSNFMLMPITTVLGVNVPLEQIAQINNAIGPSVIRRSDQVRTVTVSATLFNRDLNSVVGDIENRLEDYNLPAGYSYQFRGQREQYEEAMNSLILAVILAILLVYMILAAQFQSFLYPFIIILSVPLAFSGGVLGLFISRRPISVPAVIGAIVLAGIVVNNGIVLIDYINTLRYNGKDRVEAILQAGPTRLRPIMMTTLTTVLGLFPLALGIGEGAEVQAPLATVVIGGLILSTVLTLIAMPVIYLLLDDLKVKVLRKNNDIIK
- a CDS encoding DUF503 domain-containing protein — its product is MLVGVCSMKLVMYDTDSLKAKRHIIKSVIERIKSRFNVSIAEIGELDKWQLSEIGFCCISNSRRHADEVIQSVINFIERDGRFDITSCEIDIY
- the nth gene encoding endonuclease III, giving the protein MLSKAKIKNVLRILEEMYAGAESELNYSNAFELLIATILAAQCTDKRVNEVTKEIYKEYKSPEDFLTLSQVELEKMVKSCGFYKNKSQNILATCRILVEKYNGEVPSTLEELTTLPGVGRKTANVVISNVFGQDAIPVDTHVFRVSNRLGLASSDNVLTTEEQLMKNIPKRKWSEAHHWLIYHGRRICKARKPQCEECPLSIDCLHFKNSK